A single genomic interval of Camelina sativa cultivar DH55 chromosome 11, Cs, whole genome shotgun sequence harbors:
- the LOC104723032 gene encoding uncharacterized protein LOC104723032, which produces MNNFREDQWLQHYEQQQIQEITPCFNATNMASSSGSFLGESAAAQEAAGRRSRASRRAIPTTLLNANPSNFRALVQKFTGRSSGGESNRRNGPVTLDFRSPTTISRETIFPVAHDRSNFDHDNVLNQHVSNEQHHVTWSGTESAMSYQLGEETNSAVHGSGYDDQDHYHDLPREYSGNSSYDDSMDHMDYYHDFQRETATLEEFMMRDLDL; this is translated from the coding sequence ATGAACAACTTTAGAGAAGACCAGTGGTTACAACACTATGAACAACAGCAAATTCAAGAGATTACTCCGTGCTTCAACGCCACTAACATGGCGTCATCATCAGGATCGTTCCTTGGAGAGAGTGCAGCGGCACAAGAAGCTGCGGGAAGGAGATCTAGGGCTTCGAGGAGAGCCATACCAACGACCCTCCTAAACGCTAACCCTAGCAATTTTCGAGCCTTGGTTCAGAAATTTACCGGACGTTCTTCGGGAGGTGAATCCAACCGCAGAAATGGTCCAGTGACTCTGGATTTCCGATCTCCAACTACAATCTCTAGAGAAACTATCTTTCCGGTCGCCCACGATAGGAGTAATTTCGATCATGATAACGTGCTTAACCAACACGTAAGTAACGAGCAGCATCACGTGACTTGGTCAGGTACAGAATCAGCGATGTCGTACCAGCTAGGAGAGGAAACTAATTCGGCGGTTCATGGAAGCGGGTACGATGATCAAGACCATTATCATGATCTTCCGAGGGAATATTCCGGGAATAGTAGTTATGATGATAGTATGGATCACATGGATTATTATCATGATTTCCAACGTGAGACGGCAACGTTGGAGGAGTTCATGATGAGAGATCTTGACTTATAA
- the LOC104723034 gene encoding uncharacterized protein LOC104723034: MLWFQVLTEENLDGYCEKHSCGFRKYIFRFESCDVVCLDGIDPYHIQPHVQVVTLFDVNGLYIEEISNIFYCSQIQNNGFVGEKGLIALRPWRGCVRSKEGCTKHVRCTSKFCSFTCKVEHVLEHEGDLSSITRNCSVDDSRSKISEHVGDLSLHPCGDPEKIFPLKKRSGRRIEFYDSDEFEETFAYRPRRRA; the protein is encoded by the exons ATGTT ATGGTTTCAAGTATTAACAGAGGAAAACTTAGATGGATACTGCGAAAAGCATTCTTGTGGTTTCCGAAAATACATCTTCAGGTTCGAGTCATGCGACGTTGTGTGCCTCGATGGCATAGATCCGTACCATATTCAACCTCATGTTCAA GTGGTGACCTTGTTTGATGTTAACGGTCTTTACATAGAAGAAAtctctaatattttttattgttccCAAATTCAA aataatGGTTTCGTTGGAGAGAAGGGGCTGATAGCGTTGAGGCCATGGCGGGGATGTGTAAGATCTAAAGAAGGTTGTACTAAACATGTCCGTTGCACTTCCAAGTTCTGCTCTTTCACATGCAAG GTGGAACATGTTTTGGAGCATGAAGGTGATTTGTCTAGCATCACTAGAAATTGTTCAGTGGATGATTCAAGATCAAAGATATCCGAACATGTTGGTGATCTATCGCTCCATCCATGTGGTGATCCAGAGAAAATCTTTCCACTCAAGAAGAGGTCTGGAAGACGAATAGAGTTTTATGACAGTGACGAATTCGAAGAAACCTTTGCATACAG ACCTCGAAGGAGAGCCTGA
- the LOC104723035 gene encoding protein FAR1-RELATED SEQUENCE 1 isoform X1, with product MLSGECSNVQLDDHRTNLEINEGREFESKEEAFEFYKEYANSVGFTTIIKASRRSRMTGKFIDAKFVCTRYGSKKTDVDNGLGIDGFNIPQARKRGRINRSSSKTDCKACLHVKRRQDGRWVIRSLVTEHNHEVFTGQAKSLRELGGRKKLEKQNGAIVKEVKIRKLLALEDGDVERLLNFFTDMQVENPFFFYSIDLSEEQSLRNIFWVDAKGRLDYTCFCDVVSIDTTFIKNEYKLPLIAFTGVNHHGQLLLLGCGLLLTDESKSGFVWTFRAWLKAMHGCQPKVILTRHDQTLKEAVSEVFPSSRHCFYMWDTFGQMPEKLGHVMRQEKSFMDEINDAIYGSWKNDEFEKNWWEVVDRFHMRDNAWLQSLYEDREHWVPVYMKDVSLAGMCTAQRSDSVNSVFDKYIQRKTTLKSFLDQYKTMIQERYEEEEKAEIETLYKQPGLKSPSPFGKQMAEVYTREMFKKFQVEVLGGVACHPKKESQEDEVNKKTFRVQDYEQNRAFLVGWDSESSEVVCSCRLFEFKGFLCRHAMIVLQMSGEPSIPSQYVLKRWTKDAKSRIFMELDQIDVESTKAQRYMDLCLRSLKLSEEASLSEESYNAVINVLNEALRKCENKSNLIQNVEESESVIAQDLPIHEEQNNTYEMNKDDNVADTGQEHSLQEVWKVTALQEQRNRYSILDDYLSAQHMSHEMGQINPMASNRNGYCTVHPNIQSLGQSITHQRLYGTEQLSFRPEAMYERLQDMTLDIIRSNIAMLQNINNPTGISLTDQSVTSSSVFKPFNFFNFTFDDRNEHMYIQYRQMLQTCSLVPCRLGLLYLSNLILLTKLPK from the exons ATGCTGTCAGGAGAGTGTAGTAATGTGCAGTTGGATGATCATAGGACTAACTTAGAGATCAATGAAGGGAGAGAATTTGAATCTAAAGAGGAAGCATTTGAGTTCTACAAAGAATACGCTAACTCTGTTGGGTTCACTACCATTATAAAAGCTAGTCGTCGTTCAAGAATGACCGGGAAGTTCATCGATGCCAAGTTTGTTTGTACGCGATATGGGAGCAAGAAGACTGATGTAGATAATGGTTTAGGTATTGATGGGTTTAACATTCCTCAAGCAAGAAAACGAGGTAGAATCAACCGTTCATCATCGAAAACTGATTGTAAAGCGTGTTTACATGTTAAGAGAAGGCAAGATGGGAGGTGGGTTATTCGTAGTTTGGTAACAGAACATAACCATGAAGTCTTCACTGGTCAAGCCAAGTCCTTGAGAGAGTTGGGTGGGCGTAAAAAGCTTGAGAAACAAAACGGTGCTATTGTGAAAGAGGTGAAAATCAGAAAGCTTTTAGCTCTAGAGGATGGGGATGTGGAGAGACTTTTAAACTTCTTTACGGATATGCAAGTTGAGAaccctttcttcttttattccaTTGATCTCAGCGAGGAGCAGAGTCTAAGAAACATTTTTTGGGTTGATGCAAAAGGCAGATTGGATTATACTTGTTTCTGTGATGTTGTATCCATTGACACTACATTCATCAAGAACGAGTATAAGTTGCCTCTTATTGCTTTTACTGGTGTGAACCACCATGGACAGTTACTGTTGCTTGGTTGTGGATTATTATTAACAGACGAGTCTAAATCTGGATTTGTTTGGACTTTCCGGGCATGGTTGAAGGCAATGCACGGATGCCAACCCAAAGTTATACTTACCAGACATGACCAAACGCTCAAAGAAGCTGTCTCGGAGGTGTTCCCATCTTCTAGACATTGTTTTTATATGTGGGATACTTTTGGTCAGATGCCAGAAAAGCTTGGTCATGTTATGAGACAAGAGAAAAGCTTTATGGATGAGATAAATGATGCTATTTACGGGTCTTGGAAGAACgatgaatttgaaaaaaattggtgGGAGGTAGTTGATAGGTTTCATATGAGAGACAACGCCTGGCTTCAGTCCTTGTATGAAGATAGGGAACATTGGGTTCCTGTGTATATGAAAGATGTATCTTTAGCGGGAATGTGTACAGCTCAAAGATCAGATAGCGTGAACTCTGTTTTTGATAAATACATTCAAAGGAAAACTACATTAAAATCATTTCTTGATCAATACAAGACGATGATACAAGAGAGGtacgaagaggaagagaaagcggAGATTGAGACATTGTATAAACAACCCGGACTTAAGTCTCCTTCACCATTTGGGAAGCAAATGGCTGAAGTATACACGCGTGAGATGTTCAAGAAGTTTCAGGTGGAGGTGTTGGGAGGAGTTGCTTGTCATCCGAAGAAAGAAAGTCAAGAAGATGAGGTTAACAAAAAGACTTTCAGGGTTCAAGATTATGAACAGAACCGTGCTTTCCTTGTGGGATGGGACTCTGAATCATCTGAAGTTGTCTGTTCCTGTCGGTTGTTTGAGTTCAAAGGTTTTCTTTGTAGGCATGCAATGATTGTTCTGCAGATGTCTGGGGAACCTAGTATTCCTTCTCAGTATGTGTTGAAGCGTTGGACAAAGGATGCTAAAAGCAGAATATTCATGGAACTTGATCAGATTGATGTAGAATCAACCAAGGCTCAACGGTACATGGATCTTTGTCTCCGTTCTTTGAAATTGAGTGAGGAAGCATCTTTATCTGAAGAGAGCTACAACGCCGTGATTAATGTGCTGAATGAAGCTTTAAGAAAGTGTGAGAACAAGAGTAACTTGATCCAAAATGTGGAAGAGTCAGAATCGGTTATAGCTCAAGATCTTCCAATACATGAAGAACAgaacaacacatatgagatgaaCAAAGACGATAATGTAGCTGACACAGGACAG GAACATTCATTGCAAGAAGTCTGGAAAGTAACCGCTTTGcaagaacaaagaaacagaTACTCTATTCTAGATGACTACCTCAGTGCCCAACATATGTCTCATGAAATG GGACAAATCAACCCGATGGCCTCAAATCGCAATGGATATTGTACTGTCCATCCAAACATACAGTCGCTG GGGCAATCCATAACTCATCAAAGGCTTTATGGAACT GAACAATTAAGTTTCAGACCAGAAGCTATGTATGAAAGACTCCAAGACATG ACGTTAGACATCATCCGCAGCAACATTGCAATGCTTCAAAACATCAACAATCCAACAGGAATTTCACTCACTGATCAGTCAGTCACTAGCTCTTCCGTTTTCAagccatttaatttttttaattttactttcgaTGATAGAAATGAACATATGTATATACAGTATAGACAAATGTTGCAGACTTGCAGCTTAGTCCCCTGTAGATTaggtttattatatttatctaaCCTCATTTTACTTACCAagttaccaaaataa
- the LOC104723035 gene encoding protein FAR1-RELATED SEQUENCE 1 isoform X2, with translation MLSGECSNVQLDDHRTNLEINEGREFESKEEAFEFYKEYANSVGFTTIIKASRRSRMTGKFIDAKFVCTRYGSKKTDVDNGLGIDGFNIPQARKRGRINRSSSKTDCKACLHVKRRQDGRWVIRSLVTEHNHEVFTGQAKSLRELGGRKKLEKQNGAIVKEVKIRKLLALEDGDVERLLNFFTDMQVENPFFFYSIDLSEEQSLRNIFWVDAKGRLDYTCFCDVVSIDTTFIKNEYKLPLIAFTGVNHHGQLLLLGCGLLLTDESKSGFVWTFRAWLKAMHGCQPKVILTRHDQTLKEAVSEVFPSSRHCFYMWDTFGQMPEKLGHVMRQEKSFMDEINDAIYGSWKNDEFEKNWWEVVDRFHMRDNAWLQSLYEDREHWVPVYMKDVSLAGMCTAQRSDSVNSVFDKYIQRKTTLKSFLDQYKTMIQERYEEEEKAEIETLYKQPGLKSPSPFGKQMAEVYTREMFKKFQVEVLGGVACHPKKESQEDEVNKKTFRVQDYEQNRAFLVGWDSESSEVVCSCRLFEFKGFLCRHAMIVLQMSGEPSIPSQYVLKRWTKDAKSRIFMELDQIDVESTKAQRYMDLCLRSLKLSEEASLSEESYNAVINVLNEALRKCENKSNLIQNVEESESVIAQDLPIHEEQNNTYEMNKDDNVADTGQEHSLQEVWKVTALQEQRNRYSILDDYLSAQHMSHEMGQINPMASNRNGYCTVHPNIQSLGQSITHQRLYGTEQLSFRPEAMYERLQDMGQSDVRHHPQQHCNASKHQQSNRNFTH, from the exons ATGCTGTCAGGAGAGTGTAGTAATGTGCAGTTGGATGATCATAGGACTAACTTAGAGATCAATGAAGGGAGAGAATTTGAATCTAAAGAGGAAGCATTTGAGTTCTACAAAGAATACGCTAACTCTGTTGGGTTCACTACCATTATAAAAGCTAGTCGTCGTTCAAGAATGACCGGGAAGTTCATCGATGCCAAGTTTGTTTGTACGCGATATGGGAGCAAGAAGACTGATGTAGATAATGGTTTAGGTATTGATGGGTTTAACATTCCTCAAGCAAGAAAACGAGGTAGAATCAACCGTTCATCATCGAAAACTGATTGTAAAGCGTGTTTACATGTTAAGAGAAGGCAAGATGGGAGGTGGGTTATTCGTAGTTTGGTAACAGAACATAACCATGAAGTCTTCACTGGTCAAGCCAAGTCCTTGAGAGAGTTGGGTGGGCGTAAAAAGCTTGAGAAACAAAACGGTGCTATTGTGAAAGAGGTGAAAATCAGAAAGCTTTTAGCTCTAGAGGATGGGGATGTGGAGAGACTTTTAAACTTCTTTACGGATATGCAAGTTGAGAaccctttcttcttttattccaTTGATCTCAGCGAGGAGCAGAGTCTAAGAAACATTTTTTGGGTTGATGCAAAAGGCAGATTGGATTATACTTGTTTCTGTGATGTTGTATCCATTGACACTACATTCATCAAGAACGAGTATAAGTTGCCTCTTATTGCTTTTACTGGTGTGAACCACCATGGACAGTTACTGTTGCTTGGTTGTGGATTATTATTAACAGACGAGTCTAAATCTGGATTTGTTTGGACTTTCCGGGCATGGTTGAAGGCAATGCACGGATGCCAACCCAAAGTTATACTTACCAGACATGACCAAACGCTCAAAGAAGCTGTCTCGGAGGTGTTCCCATCTTCTAGACATTGTTTTTATATGTGGGATACTTTTGGTCAGATGCCAGAAAAGCTTGGTCATGTTATGAGACAAGAGAAAAGCTTTATGGATGAGATAAATGATGCTATTTACGGGTCTTGGAAGAACgatgaatttgaaaaaaattggtgGGAGGTAGTTGATAGGTTTCATATGAGAGACAACGCCTGGCTTCAGTCCTTGTATGAAGATAGGGAACATTGGGTTCCTGTGTATATGAAAGATGTATCTTTAGCGGGAATGTGTACAGCTCAAAGATCAGATAGCGTGAACTCTGTTTTTGATAAATACATTCAAAGGAAAACTACATTAAAATCATTTCTTGATCAATACAAGACGATGATACAAGAGAGGtacgaagaggaagagaaagcggAGATTGAGACATTGTATAAACAACCCGGACTTAAGTCTCCTTCACCATTTGGGAAGCAAATGGCTGAAGTATACACGCGTGAGATGTTCAAGAAGTTTCAGGTGGAGGTGTTGGGAGGAGTTGCTTGTCATCCGAAGAAAGAAAGTCAAGAAGATGAGGTTAACAAAAAGACTTTCAGGGTTCAAGATTATGAACAGAACCGTGCTTTCCTTGTGGGATGGGACTCTGAATCATCTGAAGTTGTCTGTTCCTGTCGGTTGTTTGAGTTCAAAGGTTTTCTTTGTAGGCATGCAATGATTGTTCTGCAGATGTCTGGGGAACCTAGTATTCCTTCTCAGTATGTGTTGAAGCGTTGGACAAAGGATGCTAAAAGCAGAATATTCATGGAACTTGATCAGATTGATGTAGAATCAACCAAGGCTCAACGGTACATGGATCTTTGTCTCCGTTCTTTGAAATTGAGTGAGGAAGCATCTTTATCTGAAGAGAGCTACAACGCCGTGATTAATGTGCTGAATGAAGCTTTAAGAAAGTGTGAGAACAAGAGTAACTTGATCCAAAATGTGGAAGAGTCAGAATCGGTTATAGCTCAAGATCTTCCAATACATGAAGAACAgaacaacacatatgagatgaaCAAAGACGATAATGTAGCTGACACAGGACAG GAACATTCATTGCAAGAAGTCTGGAAAGTAACCGCTTTGcaagaacaaagaaacagaTACTCTATTCTAGATGACTACCTCAGTGCCCAACATATGTCTCATGAAATG GGACAAATCAACCCGATGGCCTCAAATCGCAATGGATATTGTACTGTCCATCCAAACATACAGTCGCTG GGGCAATCCATAACTCATCAAAGGCTTTATGGAACT GAACAATTAAGTTTCAGACCAGAAGCTATGTATGAAAGACTCCAAGACATG GGACAATCAGACGTTAGACATCATCCGCAGCAACATTGCAATGCTTCAAAACATCAACAATCCAACAGGAATTTCACTCACTGA
- the LOC104723036 gene encoding uncharacterized protein LOC104723036 isoform X1 codes for MGLAGCFGTSPLVSMELRWARRKKPDDAASALPRSIPVYISTLKKDINIEELRNLYSLCNHSCNRLSENGSGNVDKIVDVKKLRTAISRSDVVISVFCKPLHDAVLYSEEDNLSSSLYPSEFRRQNKDESSLGDLLQNALPLTPSTGQLVGFGRAYSDHGLTASIHDLMVIPSLQRMGIGRLIVNRIVRHLTSRDIYDIAALCFEDERYLPSLPLRQLILILSNLPFFKACGFGDDRMGSTTMMFTKSLEM; via the exons ATGGGTTTAGCGGGTTGTTTTGGTACTTCTCCTCTTGTATCTATGGAACTGAGGTgggcaagaagaaaaaaacctgaTGATGCTGCATCAGCATTGCCTCGGTCAATACCTGTATATATCTCTACGTTGAAGAAAGACATAAATATAGAGGAATTGAGGAATTTGTATTCACTTTGTAACCACTCTTGCAACCGTTTGTCCGAGAATGGCAGCGGCAACGTCGACAAGATTGTTGACGTGAAAAAGCTTCGTACAGCTATCTCCCGGAGCGATGTTGTTATCTCTGTGTTCTGCAAACCTCTTCATGATGCGGTTTTGTACTCTGAGGAAGATAATTTGTCTTCATCTTTGTATCCTTCAGAGTTTAGGAGACAGAATAAGGATGAGAGCTCTCTGGGAGACCTGTTGCAGAATGCGTTACCTCTCACTCCTTCTACTGGACAGCTTGTTGGATTCGGTCGTGCTTATTCTGATCATGGCTTGACTGCTTCTATCCATGATCTAATG GTTATACCTTCACTACAACGGATGGGAATTGGTAGACTGATAGTTAACAGAATTGTCAG GCATCTCACAAGCAGAGACATCTACGACATAGCAGCTCTCTGCTTCGAGGATGAAAGGTACCTACCATCATTACCTCTGAGACAACTAATACTCATCCTTAGCAactt GCCATTCTTCAAAGCCTGTGGGTTTGGAGATGACAGGATGGGCTCCACGACGATGATGTTCACGAAGAGCTTGGAGATGTAA
- the LOC104723036 gene encoding uncharacterized protein LOC104723036 isoform X2, giving the protein MGLAGCFGTSPLVSMELRWARRKKPDDAASALPRSIPVYISTLKKDINIEELRNLYSLCNHSCNRLSENGSGNVDKIVDVKKLRTAISRSDVVISVFCKPLHDAVLYSEEDNLSSSLYPSEFRRQNKDESSLGDLLQNALPLTPSTGQLVGFGRAYSDHGLTASIHDLMVIPSLQRMGIGRLIVNRIVRHLTSRDIYDIAALCFEDERPFFKACGFGDDRMGSTTMMFTKSLEM; this is encoded by the exons ATGGGTTTAGCGGGTTGTTTTGGTACTTCTCCTCTTGTATCTATGGAACTGAGGTgggcaagaagaaaaaaacctgaTGATGCTGCATCAGCATTGCCTCGGTCAATACCTGTATATATCTCTACGTTGAAGAAAGACATAAATATAGAGGAATTGAGGAATTTGTATTCACTTTGTAACCACTCTTGCAACCGTTTGTCCGAGAATGGCAGCGGCAACGTCGACAAGATTGTTGACGTGAAAAAGCTTCGTACAGCTATCTCCCGGAGCGATGTTGTTATCTCTGTGTTCTGCAAACCTCTTCATGATGCGGTTTTGTACTCTGAGGAAGATAATTTGTCTTCATCTTTGTATCCTTCAGAGTTTAGGAGACAGAATAAGGATGAGAGCTCTCTGGGAGACCTGTTGCAGAATGCGTTACCTCTCACTCCTTCTACTGGACAGCTTGTTGGATTCGGTCGTGCTTATTCTGATCATGGCTTGACTGCTTCTATCCATGATCTAATG GTTATACCTTCACTACAACGGATGGGAATTGGTAGACTGATAGTTAACAGAATTGTCAG GCATCTCACAAGCAGAGACATCTACGACATAGCAGCTCTCTGCTTCGAGGATGAAAG GCCATTCTTCAAAGCCTGTGGGTTTGGAGATGACAGGATGGGCTCCACGACGATGATGTTCACGAAGAGCTTGGAGATGTAA
- the LOC104727894 gene encoding uncharacterized protein LOC104727894 produces the protein MAEGYGSYPFPSTLHVASSVTIKLSDGNYLFWKTQFESLLRCQKLLGFVNGSVPKPSAVLVTSTNNHAVEVPNPSYEDWICTDELIKSWIFGTLTEEVLGLVHALPTSQDVWLSLAGNFNKSSVAREFDLRRHLQLLNIKGQTFTDYCHEFRAVCDNLSSIGKPVDENMKIFTFLNGLGREYDPISTVLQSSMSRTPAPTFNDVVLEISGYDSKLQSYETPSDVSLHLAFHTHRGGCSGSGLRGRGNNRGRGGYSTRGRGFSQQVSSSGWTQSGSSSSRPVCQICGRIGHVALKCWNRFDNSYQSDDVPQSLAALRLSDPSGKEWVTY, from the coding sequence ATGGCAGAAGGTTATGGTTCCTATCCGTTTCCGTCCACCCTTCATGTTGCTAGTTCTGTTACCATCAAACTAAGTGATGGTAACTATCTCTTCTGGAAAACCCAGTTCGAATCGTTGCTTCGGTGTCAGAAGCTTCTTGGTTTTGTCAATGGGTCAGTCCCGAAACCCTCCGCTGTTCTAGTCACTAGCACCAACAATCATGCTGTCGAAGTTCCAAATCCATCGTATGAAGACTGGATCTGCACCGACGAGCTCATTAAGTCCTGGATCTTTGGTACACTCACTGAAGAGGTGCTCGGTCTTGTTCATGCCTTACCCACCTCTCAAGATGTCTGGTTGTCCCTTGCCGGCAATTTTAACAAGAGTTCTGTTGCCCGGGAATTTGATCTCCGTCGTCATCTTCAACTCCTTAACATCAAAGGTCAAACCTTTACTGATTACTGTCATGAGTTCCGGGCCGTCTGTGATAATCTGAGTTCCATTGGGAAACCGGTCGATGAAAACATGAAGATTTTCACGTTTCTTAATGGGCTGGGCCGTGAATATGACCCAATCTCAACGGTCCTTCAGAGCTCAATGTCTCGTACTCCTGCTCCTACCTTCAACGATGTTGTTTTGGAGATTTCCGGCTACGATTCGAAGCTCCAGTCGTACGAGACTCCCTCCGATGTCTCCCTGCATCTTGCCTTCCACACTCACCGTGGGGGGTGCTCTGGCTCGGGACTGCGCGGTCGTGGTAACAATCGAGGTCGCGGTGGCTACTCCACTCGTGGCCGCGGTTTCTCTCAACAGGTGAGCTCATCTGGCTGGACTCAATCTGGTAGTTCTTCATCTCGTCCTGTATGTCAAATTTGTGGTCGTATTGGGCATGTTGCTCTCAAATGTTGGAATCGTTTTGACAATTCCTATCAAAGTGATGATGTTCCCCAATCTCTTGCTGCTCTTCGTTTGTCTGATCCAAGTGGTAAGGAATGGGTTACTTACTGA
- the LOC104723037 gene encoding uncharacterized protein LOC104723037 codes for MAFSRHIPDGKTAATTAVTKKKSDVPTPPPNCCVTCLARLIRKLKRKGRLLLATTARRQASSLQCRYDPLSYSLNFDGGACGSLPDDEDYYFRFYAFSSRYVTTNTFKKRPSLPRESFSTASHEF; via the coding sequence ATGGCATTTTCCCGGCATATACCTGACGGCAAGACCGCCGCCACAACCGCCGTTACTAAGAAGAAGTCCGATGTCCCAACTCCGCCGCCCAACTGCTGCGTCACGTGTCTTGCGAGACTCATCAGGAAACTGAAGAGAAAAGGAAGGTTGCTGCTGGCTACGACGGCTCGGAGACAAGCGAGCTCGTTGCAATGCCGGTACGATCCACTGAGCTATTCACTCAACTTCGACGGAGGCGCGTGTGGTTCACTTCCCGATGATGAGGATTATTACTTTCGGTTCTATGCATTTTCTTCGAGATACGTTACTACTAATACTTTTAAGAAGAGACCATCACTTCCACGTGAATCCTTCTCTACCGCTTCACATGAGTTCTAG
- the LOC109127479 gene encoding uncharacterized protein At4g15970-like, whose product MNSSSSSPSSFLDLGSAIGQKEVKRNLFLFLGLAVSCLLIYKTAYPLHQELDVDNLSSLRPLLDHTSSSSLQTRTKSISFREVLENASTENRTVIVTTLNQAWAEPNSLFDLFLESFHIGQGTEKLLQHVVVVCLDTKAFDRCSQLHPNCYYLETRGTDFSGEKLFATPDYLKMMWRRIELLTQVLEMGYNFIFTDADIMWLRDPFPRLYPDGDFQMACDRFFGDPNDSDNWVNGGFTYVKSNHRSIEFYKFWYRSRLDYPKLHDQDVFNKIKHKALVSEIGIQMRFFDTVYFGGFCQTSRDINLVCTMHANCCIGLEKKLHDLNLVLDDWRKYLSLSEQVKNTTWSAPMKCT is encoded by the exons atgaactcttcttcttcttccccttcaagTTTTCTTGATTTGGGATCTGCGATCGGACAAAAAGAAGTGAAGAGAAACCTGTTTTTGTTTCTAGGTTTAGCGGTTTCATGTCTTCTTATCTACAAAACAGCTTATCCTCTTCACCAAGAGCTCGATGTTGATAATCTCAGCTCTCTTCGTCCTTTGCTCGACCAcacctcttcgtcttctctacAGACA AGAACAAAATCGATCAGTTTTAGGGAAGTTCTGGAGAATGCGTCAACAGAGAATCGAACAGTTATCGTAACTACGTTGAACCAAGCATGGGCAGAGCCAAACTCTCTGTTCGATCTATTTCTTGAGAGCTTTCATATCGGACAAGGAACAGAGAAGCTACTTCAACATGTGGTTGTGGTTTGCTTGGATACCAAGGCATTTGATCGTTGCTCACAACTTCACCCTAATTGCTACTATCTAGAAACCAGAGGGACTGATTTCTCCGGTGAAAAACTCTTTGCTACTCCTGACTACCTCAAAATGATGTGGCGGAGAATCGAGCTTCTCACACAAGTGCTAGAAATGGGATATAACTTCATCTTCACG GATGCAGATATAATGTGGCTTCGAGATCCATTTCCTCGGCTATATCCAGATGGAGATTTTCAGATGGCTTGTGATAGATTCTTCGGTGACCCTAATGACTCAGACAATTGGGTAAATGGAGGCTTCACTTACGTGAAATCAAACCACAGAAGCATCGAGTTCTACAAGTTTTGGTACAGATCTCGTCTAGATTATCCAAAGCTGCATGACCAAGATgtgttcaacaaaatcaaacacaaggCCTTAGTCTCAGAGATTGGAATTCAAATGAGATTCTTTGATACGGTTTACTTTGGTGGGTTTTGTCAGACAAGCAGAGACATAAACTTGGTGTGTACAATGCATGCTAATTGTTGTATTGGATTAGAGAAGAAGCTTCATGATCTTAATCTTGTTCTTGATGACTGGAGAAAGTATTTGTCTTTATCTGAACAAGTTAAGAACACAACTTGGAGTGCTCCGATGAAGTGTACGTGA